In Streptomyces sp. NBC_00448, the following are encoded in one genomic region:
- a CDS encoding DUF3592 domain-containing protein, protein MGWALPATSCHTGNCTGKPIDPDLPYVVLACVGVVVVLYAIGQVVIAIRRKQVLKHGVPAQAVIREITARRGSAYAEDVKADVTLVFSPASGEEVEGWTTARFPTAALPEPGWTVPVRYWAKEPQRVAVAGAAAPPVRPD, encoded by the coding sequence ATGGGGTGGGCGCTGCCGGCGACCTCGTGCCATACGGGAAACTGCACCGGCAAGCCGATCGACCCCGATCTTCCGTACGTCGTGCTCGCCTGCGTAGGGGTCGTGGTCGTGCTGTACGCGATCGGGCAGGTCGTGATCGCGATCAGGAGGAAGCAGGTACTCAAGCACGGGGTGCCGGCGCAGGCGGTGATCCGCGAGATCACGGCGCGGCGGGGTTCCGCCTACGCCGAAGACGTCAAGGCGGACGTGACGCTCGTCTTCAGCCCGGCCTCGGGAGAGGAGGTCGAGGGCTGGACCACCGCGAGGTTCCCGACCGCGGCTCTCCCCGAACCAGGGTGGACCGTTCCGGTCCGCTACTGGGCCAAGGAGCCCCAGCGTGTCGCCGTGGCCGGCGCGGCCGCCCCACCCGTGCGGCCGGATTGA